Below is a window of Culturomica massiliensis DNA.
TCATTGATTTACCCAATTTTAAGGGATACCAATTGTGTGATGACAATCATAAAGTGATCGGCGTATCAATAGGTTTCATAAAACCCTGGTTAAAAAACGACGAATTAAGGTATGAGTATTTTCTCGATCAGTATTGTATAGATCACACGTTGCAAAGAAGAGGTTTGGGAGAATATTTTATGAAAGGAATAGAGAAAAGACTAAAACAAGAAAATATCAATGATATTATATTAAATACGGGACTATCTTCTCCGGCTTGTAAATTTTACATTAAAATGGGTTTTCAGGATATGAAAGAATATGGGTTCTTATCCAAAGAATTATAACAAAATATACGTATAAGCCGGGAAAATGAAAATAACTATTTTTCCGGAAAGATATAAACAATAAATATGACATGGAACAAGCAATTCAACTCAACGATCACAATAAGCAAGAATATCCGCCGATGCATACGGCTGAACATATCCTCAACCAGACCATGATCCGGCTGTTCGGATGCGGACGTTCCCGGAATGCGCACATCGAGAAGAAAAAATCCAAATGCGACTATATACTCCCTACAGAACCCACAAACGACCAAATAGCCGCCGTTGAAAATAAGGTCAATGAAATTATTGCGGCCCATCTGCCGGTAACCGTTGAATTCCTCCCCCGCAACCGGATTCCGGAAGGTATTGACTTAAGCAAATTGCCGGAAGAGGCCGGTGCTACCCTCCGCCTTGTAAAAATCGGGGATTACGATACCTGTGCCTGTATCGGACAGCATGTCGGCAATACCTCTGAAATCGGAAAATTTAAAATTATAAGTACAGATTATCAAAACACAACTTTACGGATAAGATTTAAACTCGAAAAATAAACATTTAACAACGAACGTTTTAATTGTAGATTTATGGTTTCAGATTAAAGAACCTGATAACGAATCAGTTTCCAGGGCAATCTAAAATTTACAATCTATATGAACTTTTGGTGTGGATTTTAAATTCAGAACCTTTATTTTCTTTTCGAAAATATCCGTTTGCAGACCTCTATAAAATAAGTTGTGTTTTTGTTTCACGATTTCTCTTTTTTTGAGGGGAAGATTGTGGGTATAATCTAAAATTATCAATCTAAAATCTACAATTAAAACGTCCCCTGATTTTAAATTAAAGGACTGATGTTCTATGAATTGATATAAAAAACAACTTTTTTTAAAATTTGAATGCAAAGACCATGTATTTACAATTTTTTTTATTTAAATTTGTTTCGTCACTAGTGGGCACTTTAAATTAAACATCGTTCTTTGAAATCTTTGATAATCGCATAGTTAAATATCTTTTTGGAGCGTGACGATTTGAATTGAAAAGTTGTTTTAGCTTTGTCCAAAAGCTAAAAACAATGAAC
It encodes the following:
- a CDS encoding GNAT family N-acetyltransferase, whose product is MYIIEFDKSLTEESVDLFTDVFSKPPWNDIFESKEPVIRFFRAFIDLPNFKGYQLCDDNHKVIGVSIGFIKPWLKNDELRYEYFLDQYCIDHTLQRRGLGEYFMKGIEKRLKQENINDIILNTGLSSPACKFYIKMGFQDMKEYGFLSKEL
- a CDS encoding threonyl/alanyl tRNA synthetase SAD, whose product is MEQAIQLNDHNKQEYPPMHTAEHILNQTMIRLFGCGRSRNAHIEKKKSKCDYILPTEPTNDQIAAVENKVNEIIAAHLPVTVEFLPRNRIPEGIDLSKLPEEAGATLRLVKIGDYDTCACIGQHVGNTSEIGKFKIISTDYQNTTLRIRFKLEK